From the Oncorhynchus nerka isolate Pitt River linkage group LG20, Oner_Uvic_2.0, whole genome shotgun sequence genome, one window contains:
- the LOC115102227 gene encoding sodium-coupled neutral amino acid transporter 3-like has product MELQKLSNGHHHGFVPLENGIPRAEEEEEMLPHKSDGTKKPQFTDFEGKTSFGMSVFNLSNAIMGSGILGLSYAMSNTGIVLFIILLTCIACLSSYSVHLLLKSAGVVGIRAYEQLGFRAFGHPGKIAAGVIITFHNIGAMSSYLFIVKYELPLVIQAFLGLSSNTGDWFLNGNCLIIIVSVCVILPLALMRQLGYLGYTSGFSLTCMVFFLSSVIYKKFNIPCPLVPNGSNHTTIINTTMEEEGQCKGKMFTINQETAYTIPILAFAFVCHPEVLPIYTELKNATKRRMQGIANVSIMGMFVMYLLTAIFGYLTFYVNTESELLHTYSKVDPLDTLILCVRVAVLVAVTLTVPVVLFPIRRAILQLLFPEKPFHWARHITIALCLLFVVNVLVIIVPNIRDIFGIIGATTAPSLIFILPGLFYLRIVPTEQEPMKSRPKITAACFTAMGFIFMSMSLTFIIIDWTTGEKRAGGGH; this is encoded by the exons ATGGAACTCCAAAAGCTATCAAATGGTCACCACCATGGCTTCGTCCCTTTGGAAAATGG TATCCCGCGGgcggaagaggaagaggagatgttACCACATAAGAGTGATGGGACCAAGAAGCCCCAGTTTACAGAT TTTGAGGGGAAAACCTCTTTCGGAATGTCCGTCTTTAACCTCAGTAACGCCATAATGGGGAGTGGAATTCTGGGACTGTCGTACGCCATGTCAAACACAGGCATCGTTCTCTTTAT AATCCTATTGACATGTATCGCCTGTCTGTCCAGCTACTCGGTTCACCTCCTGCTTAAGAGTGCTGGAGTTGTGG GTATTCGTGCGTATGAACAGCTGGGCTTCCGGGCTTTTGGACACCCAGGAAAAATAGCAGCAGGTGTCATTATAACCTTTCACAACATTGGTG CAATGTCCAGTTACCTCTTCATTGTGAAGTATGAGTTACCTCTGGTCATTCAAGCCTTCCTGGGCTTGTCATCAAACACTGG AGATTGGTTCCTGAATGGGAATTGCCTCATCATCATCGTCAGTGTGTGCGTCATCCTCCCACTTGCCCTGATGAGACAACTGG GGTATTTGGGTTACACCAGTGGCTTCTCCCTCACCTGCATGGTCTTTTTCCTTTCCTCG gtcaTATACAAGAAGTTCAACATCCCCTGCCCCCTGGTGCCAAATGGCAGCAATCACACAACAATTATCAACACCACCATGGAAGAGGAGGGACAGTGCAAAGGCAAAATGTTCACCATAAACCAGGAG ACGGCGTATACCATCCCCATCTTGGCGTTCGCCTTTGTTTGTCACCCTGAGGTGCTTCCCATTTACACTGAACTCAAAAA CGCAACCAAGAGGCGCATGCAAGGGATTGCTAATGTGTCCATCATGGGCATGTTCGTCATGTACCTCCTCACTGCCATCTTTGGTTACCTCACCTTCTACG tGAACACGGAATCTGAGCTCCTGCACACCTACAGCAAAGTGGACCCTCTGGACACCCTgatcctgtgtgtgcgtgtggccgTGCTGGTGGCAGTCACCCTTACTGTCCCTGTGGTCCTCTTTCCT atTCGCAGAGCCATTCTCCAGCTCCTGTTCCCAGAGAAACCCTTCCACTGGGCACGCCACATCACCATCGCCCTGTGTCTCCTCTTCGTGGTCAACGTTCTTGTAATCATTGTGCCCAATATCCGAGATATCTTTGGCATCATTG GGGCCACCACTGCACCTAGTCTGATCTTCATCCTCCCAGGATTATTCTACCTCCGCATTGTTCCCACCGAACAAGAACCAATGAAGTCAAGACCAAAGATCACG GCTGCCTGTTTTACAGCCATGGGCTTCATCTTCATGTCTATGAGCCTGACGTTCATCATCATCGACTGGACGACCGGAGAGAAACGAGCTGGAGGTGGCCATTAG